In the Streptomyces sp. BHT-5-2 genome, one interval contains:
- the orn gene encoding oligoribonuclease → MNDRMVWIDCEMTGLSLASDALIEVAALVTDSELNVLGDGVDVVIRPPAEALTTMPEVVRQMHTASGLLAELDAGTTLESAEAQVLEYIRQHVPEPGKAPLCGNSVGTDRGFLLRDMPTLESYLHYRIVDVSSVKELARRWFPRAYFNSPDKNGNHRALADIRESIAELRYYREAVFVPQPGPDSETAKAIAAKHKLPSEPESAAQ, encoded by the coding sequence ATGAACGATCGCATGGTGTGGATCGACTGCGAGATGACCGGACTCTCGCTGGCGAGTGACGCGCTCATCGAGGTGGCCGCCCTGGTCACCGATTCGGAACTGAACGTGCTGGGTGACGGAGTGGATGTGGTGATCCGTCCCCCGGCCGAGGCGCTGACCACCATGCCGGAGGTGGTGCGGCAGATGCACACCGCCTCCGGGCTGCTGGCCGAGCTGGATGCCGGGACGACGCTGGAGTCGGCCGAGGCACAGGTGCTGGAGTACATCCGCCAGCATGTGCCGGAGCCGGGGAAGGCGCCGCTGTGCGGAAACTCCGTCGGCACCGACCGCGGCTTCCTGCTGCGCGACATGCCGACGCTGGAGAGCTACCTGCACTACCGGATCGTCGATGTGTCGTCCGTGAAGGAACTGGCCCGGCGCTGGTTCCCGCGGGCGTACTTCAACAGTCCGGACAAGAACGGCAACCACCGGGCGCTGGCCGACATCCGCGAGTCCATCGCGGAGTTGCGCTACTACCGGGAGGCCGTGTTCGTGCCCCAGCCCGGGCCGGACTCGGAGACCGCGAAGGCCATCGCGGCCAAGCACAAGCTGCCCTCCGAACCGGAGTCGGCGGCACAGTGA
- a CDS encoding NAD(P)-dependent oxidoreductase, whose translation MSKIALFGANGTIGSRILDEALRRGHQVTAVVRDPAKVTTTHPALTVVYGDALDSESVTEVAKGQDVVVSAVGGGDGAGHIATIRPAAEALVEGLRRLGGDAPRLITVGGAGSLRKPDGVQVWDTEGLPVPLLQIMHAHGDALDFYRTVSDVRWTNLSPAASIEPGERTGSYRTAAEDLIVAADGSSRISTEDYAVALLDELEQPHHIGERFTVGY comes from the coding sequence ATGTCCAAGATCGCTCTGTTCGGGGCCAACGGCACCATCGGCAGCCGCATCCTCGACGAGGCCCTGCGCCGCGGCCACCAGGTCACCGCGGTCGTCCGCGACCCCGCCAAGGTCACCACGACCCACCCGGCGCTCACCGTGGTCTACGGCGACGCGCTCGACTCGGAGTCCGTCACCGAGGTGGCCAAGGGGCAGGACGTGGTGGTCAGCGCGGTCGGCGGCGGCGACGGCGCCGGTCACATCGCCACCATCCGGCCCGCCGCCGAGGCGCTGGTCGAGGGGTTGCGGAGGCTGGGCGGCGACGCGCCTCGCCTGATCACGGTCGGCGGCGCCGGCTCGCTCCGCAAGCCCGACGGCGTCCAGGTCTGGGACACCGAGGGCCTCCCGGTCCCGCTGCTCCAGATCATGCACGCGCACGGCGACGCGCTGGACTTCTACCGCACCGTCTCCGACGTCCGCTGGACCAACCTCAGCCCGGCCGCCTCCATCGAGCCCGGCGAGCGCACCGGCAGCTACCGCACCGCCGCCGAGGACCTGATCGTCGCGGCCGACGGCAGCAGCCGGATCTCCACCGAGGACTACGCCGTCGCGCTCCTCGACGAGCTGGAGCAGCCCCACCACATCGGCGAGCGCTTCACCGTCGGCTACTGA
- a CDS encoding AraC family transcriptional regulator: MVRKRQDPREDAAAIRAVAFSAPAGRPAGVEVLTLAELRERADACGLSTPHRPGFHHLLLLDRGRLVHCVDFREHLLAPGDLLWSRPGQVQHFGDLTGAEGRLVLFESGFLDPATAAAARIEDWYGPAVRHPEGAAARALDEALTQLHREFGALGGLPLEVHLEVLRHLLAVLVLRAAHPGGAEDAPQDGTCEASETYLRFRDAVERGFARSRRVADYARSLGYAPRTLSRATEAAAGVGAKEFIDRRVVLEAKRLLAHGDQSASRIADRLGFADATNFSKFFQRQAGLTPIAFRDAVRGGG, encoded by the coding sequence ATGGTGAGAAAGCGACAGGACCCCCGAGAGGACGCAGCGGCGATCCGTGCGGTGGCGTTCTCCGCACCGGCGGGGCGGCCCGCCGGGGTGGAGGTGCTGACCCTCGCCGAGCTGCGGGAGCGCGCGGACGCCTGCGGGCTGTCGACCCCGCACCGGCCCGGCTTCCACCACCTGCTGCTCCTGGACCGCGGGCGGCTGGTGCACTGCGTCGACTTCCGGGAGCACCTGCTGGCCCCCGGCGACCTGCTGTGGTCGCGGCCCGGGCAGGTGCAGCACTTCGGGGACCTGACGGGTGCGGAGGGGCGGCTGGTGCTCTTCGAGTCCGGTTTCCTGGACCCGGCGACCGCGGCCGCGGCCCGGATCGAGGACTGGTACGGGCCGGCGGTGCGGCACCCCGAGGGCGCCGCGGCCCGGGCGCTGGACGAGGCGCTGACGCAACTGCACCGGGAGTTCGGGGCGCTGGGCGGGCTGCCGCTGGAGGTGCACCTGGAGGTGCTGCGGCATCTGCTGGCCGTCCTGGTGCTGCGGGCCGCGCATCCGGGCGGCGCCGAGGACGCCCCGCAGGACGGGACGTGCGAGGCGAGCGAGACGTATCTGCGGTTCCGGGACGCGGTGGAGCGGGGGTTCGCCCGCAGCCGCCGGGTCGCGGACTACGCCCGGTCGCTGGGCTATGCGCCGCGGACCCTGTCGCGGGCCACGGAGGCGGCGGCCGGGGTCGGGGCGAAGGAGTTCATCGACCGCCGGGTGGTGCTGGAGGCCAAGCGGCTGCTGGCGCACGGCGACCAGTCGGCGTCGCGGATCGCGGACCGGCTGGGTTTCGCGGACGCCACCAACTTCAGCAAGTTCTTCCAGCGGCAGGCCGGGCTCACGCCGATCGCGTTCCGGGACGCCGTGCGGGGCGGCGGCTGA
- a CDS encoding chitinase — MSSSAHRRRPSRRTKLIGTAVAGTLAVGGGFAVAGVATATKAPRPAPATGAPTGTAAKAGFAPYVDTSLTPAYDLTGTAQKTGVKHFTLAFLTSGGGCVPKWGGTGDLGGDAVAKQIPALRKAGGDVRVSFGGANGTELAAACSSVSDLAAAYGKAVDQFKLTKVDFDIEGGALPDTAANTRRARAVAQLQKQHPGLDVSFTLPVMPEGLTQDGVNLLANAKQNGARISAVNIMAMDYGASYHGNMATYATQAATATQGQLKKALGLNDADAWRTVAVTPMIGVNDVQGEVFKPADAATLVKFAQSRHLAWLAMWSATRDRPCPGGPSNSAQPTCSSLDQAPLAFTKAFGAYTG, encoded by the coding sequence ATGAGTTCCTCCGCACACCGGCGCCGGCCCAGCCGCCGGACCAAGCTGATCGGCACGGCGGTGGCCGGCACGCTGGCGGTCGGCGGCGGGTTCGCCGTCGCCGGCGTCGCGACGGCCACCAAGGCCCCCCGGCCCGCCCCCGCCACCGGCGCCCCCACCGGCACCGCCGCCAAGGCCGGCTTCGCCCCGTACGTCGACACCTCCCTCACCCCCGCCTACGACCTGACCGGCACCGCGCAGAAGACCGGGGTGAAGCACTTCACCCTCGCCTTCCTCACCTCCGGCGGCGGCTGCGTCCCCAAGTGGGGCGGCACCGGCGACCTCGGCGGCGACGCGGTCGCCAAGCAGATACCGGCGCTGCGCAAGGCCGGCGGCGACGTCCGGGTCTCCTTCGGCGGCGCCAACGGCACCGAACTGGCCGCCGCCTGCTCCTCGGTGTCCGACCTCGCCGCCGCCTACGGCAAGGCCGTCGACCAGTTCAAGCTCACCAAGGTGGACTTCGACATCGAGGGCGGCGCGCTGCCCGACACGGCCGCCAACACCCGCCGCGCCCGGGCCGTCGCGCAACTGCAGAAGCAGCACCCGGGCCTCGACGTCTCCTTCACCCTCCCGGTGATGCCCGAGGGCCTCACCCAGGACGGCGTCAACCTCCTGGCCAACGCCAAGCAGAACGGCGCGCGGATCTCCGCCGTCAACATCATGGCGATGGACTACGGAGCCTCGTACCACGGCAACATGGCCACCTACGCCACCCAGGCCGCCACCGCCACCCAGGGCCAGCTGAAGAAGGCCCTCGGGCTGAACGACGCGGACGCCTGGCGGACCGTGGCGGTCACCCCGATGATCGGCGTCAACGACGTGCAGGGCGAGGTGTTCAAGCCCGCCGACGCCGCCACCCTGGTGAAGTTCGCGCAGAGCAGGCACCTGGCATGGCTGGCCATGTGGTCCGCCACCCGCGACCGACCCTGCCCCGGTGGCCCCTCCAACTCCGCCCAGCCGACGTGCAGTTCCCTCGACCAGGCTCCGCTGGCCTTCACCAAGGCGTTCGGCGCCTACACCGGCTGA